The region CTGCCATGTGACTTTGCGGTTACATGTTCGAACCGTGGAATCAGCCTCTTGCGAAAATGCAATGTAAGGCTGTATACAATAGATCACAAAGTAGGTCCGGCTCATCCCTAAACATGCGCATAGAGGGAGCTTTATAACAAGAGATTTGCTTTTTTATGCAGCAGTGCATACATATGCAAcaattaaggcttaattgcacttttggtcccctatGTTTCACCTATGTGCAATTTTCATCCCCTTTGTTCTAATTGCGCGATTTTAGTCCATTTTAGATCACTTTGTGCCAATTTGGTCCATCCGTCAGAACTAACGTCAAAACCTTACGCCGTTAGCTTACTTGGATCCTCTAAATGACGTGTACATTTCTATTTGCACCACCCTgcttaaattaataaaaaaacaaaacaaaacaaaacaaatgtGCAAACCTAATCCCTCTTGTTATATGTCGAGACCCAAAGATAGCAACCATTCATGCGTTATCTTCCACAAGTGTGCGGCTGCAACCCTTCATCAATCATCTTCCTCAACCGATTGCAAGAACGTGTTACCATCGAACGGCTGAAGCTTGAGATTCGTTTCAATGGCTACTGGTCCCACGCTGTGTAGTCAAGGAGGAACACTGGGAGCACAAGGTAGAAATGAGCATGTGGTCCCTGAGACAAGCACATGCGATAAAGCTCGCGACAAAGCTCCTGCTGACATAAATATACTATTGGGTGGGGCGAAATATCCAGAAAATTACCGGTTCAGTTATTGATTCGAAACCCAATCTTGTCGTTTATGTCTTTCTCATTAGTTAGGTTTAGGTTTCGCATTCATTCCATAGTAAAATCAGTTGTTGAAACTATTCAAAAAGGATTTATTGATTTTGTTTGTAGGCCAACCACTCTCGACAAAATTACTATTATTCTTTGGCATAGAGGGTATTTCGTGAATGAACCCATATTTGATTATGTACATGGTGTGTCTGAAACTTACCCTGATTGGGATGTGGATCACATTAACTCGATAGACCTGGGTAATTTGGTCAAAAGTCTTGGCTATGGCTCATTTAAGTGCTTGTGGTACAAACATCCTGGCCTAGAGCTGTTCAATGGAGTTAGGCCATTTACTAATGATGAGGAGGTGATTGCCTTTCTGAAAGATGTTCAGGGTCATGATAAAGTAGAATTCTATGTTGAGCATTGGGTAGAGACAGTGGTCCAGCaacaagaaggtgaaggtgCAGTTGATGGTAATGTGGATGGTGAGTTATCTGTTGAGGTGTTGGATGATGGCTTCTTCTCCCAACCTGAGGTGCTTAGTCTCTTAAAGAATGCAGACAAAGCTGCAGCTAAAACTGTGGTAGATGAACCTATTGTTGCAGAGGTGCCTATTGTTACACAGGAACCTAGTGTTACTAAGGAGCCAAGTGTTGCAGAGGTGCCTATTGTTGCAGAGGTGCCTATTCTTGCAGAGCTTGAAGGTGAGGGTGAGACTGATGAAGACTATGAGCCCGACTCAGATGAGGAAGGCAAGGATTCTGATGAGGCGAGTATAGATGATTCTGATTATGATGAATGTTGGGATTGGGTATCTGTTTTGCCTCCTGTGAGAGATTCTTCTGAAAACAGACCTGCTGTGCAAGTTGTTGAGGTCTCCAACAATCCGAATTCATCAACATTCCTAGATTTTGACAATGAAGATGGGGAATCTGATGACTTGAGCACTCCACTAGTAAGTGATGATGATCATGATGATAGTGATGTAGGGAGGAAATTTCCCAAGTTCAAGCTAGGAGAAGAAGGCAGTGAGGTGAAATTTGAATTGGGTTTGATTTTTCCAGCTGCACAACTGCTAAGAACTGCTGTCAAGGAGTATGCATTGCAGACCAGAAAAAATGTGTGGTTGAAGAAGAATGACAAGAAAAGGATTGTTGTGAAATGTATAAAGGGATGTCCTTTCTACTTGAGAGCTGCTAAATATCGTCAGAACAATTTTTTTCAGATTGTAAGCTTGATTGATGAACATACATGCCATAGAACCTCAAGGAACAGACAAGCTAAGACATCATACATTGCAAGGAAATTTGTTCCTCTTCTGAGACACACACCTTCTATGAAGGTCACTGCATTGATTGACGAAGCAAGACAAAGGTGGGGCATACTGTTGAGTAGATTTATGGCGTATAGAGCAAAGGTGAAGGCACTTGACATGATACAAGGGGCAATTATGGAGCAGTATACCCATCTAAGGGATTATGCTGATGAGCTGCTTCAAAGTAATCCCGGGAGTACTGTAATCATCAAGAGTACTGTAGGTGCTGCTGGCCCTGTGTTTGAGAGGATATATGTTTGCTTTGATGCTTGTAAGAAGTCATTTGCAAACACTTGCAGACCTCTAATTGGGTTGGATGGTTGTTTTCTGAAGGGAGTGTATGGTGGACAGTTATTGACTACAGTAGGGAAGGACGGGAATAACCAAATGATTCCCATAGCATTTGCAGTGGTGGAAGCAGAAACCAAGGACTCCTGGACTTGGTTTGTAGACCTGTTGCTGGAAGATTTGAATGGGGTTCAAAGAAAGCCATGGTGCTTTATTTCATACCAACAGAAGGTAGGTAACTTGATATCCATTGATAATGAATTCTGTGTATGTACAAATGTTTCATCCTAATGTGACTGGATTCCATGTTTGTTTTGTTATGATTTTCAGGGATTGGTACCTACATTACAAATGCTTGATGCTAATGTGGACCATAGATTGTGTGTAAAACACTTGTATGGTAATTGGAGAAAGAAGTACTCGGGTCAGGAGATGAAATCTGCTTTATGGGCTGCAGCTAGGTGTAGTACAATGCCAGAATTTAGAAAGGCAATGGACCACTTGAAGACTTTAAATGAGGAAGCATGGAAAGACATGTCAGAGATTCCTCCAAAGATGTGGACTAGGGCAGCCTTTAGCACATACCCTATGTGTGATCTTCAAGTGAATAACATGTGCGAGGCATTCAACAGGGCCATTTTGGAACTGAGAGATAAGCCTATTATCTCTCTCATTGGTGGAATCAAGTCCTACATCCGGGACAGAATTGTGAAGCAGAGGGACTTAATGCTAAGGTACAGGGGAGTTATTTGCCCAATGATTCAACAAAAGCTGGATACCAACAAGAATGTGGCAGATGGATGGGCTCCTAGTTGGCATGGAGACACAAACTATGCTTTATTTACAGTTTCTAATGGGTATGAACAGTATGGTGTTAATTTGCAGACAATGAAATGTGCTTGCAGAAGATGGGATTTAACTGGCATCCCATGTTGCCATTCTATTGCCTGCATCTATCACAACCGTCAGATCCCTGAAGATTTTGTCCATCCTTGGTATAGGTAATAATAGTCTTGCTGGAATTCACTTAATGCTTTGTTATTTACAGAAACACTATAATTTCCTGTGTGTTATTTTTGTTCATATGCAGGAAAACAACATTCCTCTCCACTTATGAATATATCATTTTGCCATCAAATGGACCTAAGCTGTGGCCTACAAGTTCTGCACCACCACTTAATCCACCATACATGAGAAGAGCACCAGGAAGGCCCAAGAAACAGAGAATGAAAGCAAATGATGAGCCCAAAAACCCACACAAGCTGAAGAGGAAGCAATCTACAATTAAGTGTAGGCGATGTGGGGAATCGGGCCATAACAAGAGAACATGCAAAGGCAAGACAGCTGCTGACAGGGAAATTCCAACAGGGGGAAATCAGGTTACATGATCTTAACTTATCTTTCattttattgtattttaacATTCAATTTTGACAATAATTGTTTTATTCAGGATAATGCACAACTACTTCACCCTGAGCAAAGGGTAAGTAGCAGTATGGTAAGGGGGGAGCATCAACACAGACAACTAATGCAGGAGCCCAGGCAGCAACTAATGTTGGAACTCAGGCAGCAAATAAAGGCAAAGGCATTGCAACTGATTCCACAGGAACTGCCCCCTCTTCAGCTGGAAGAGGGGCAGGGAGAGGAAGGTCTAATAAGGTTTCTGGAAAAGAGAAAGGTAAAGGAGCTGGAAGGGGAAAGGGGAAAGGAGCTGGAAGGGCAAAAGGAATTGTAATTATAGAAAGGACTGCATCCAATCCACCTACTGCATCCATTCCACCTACTGGTAAAGGAGCTGGAAATGCAAGGGGGATTGTAATTGGCCAACCAACACAACCTACTCAATTCTCTCAATCAGGCAGCACATTGATCTCTGCAAATGCAAGTGCTTCACAGGTGGATGCAAGGGCtaaaaagaagcaaaagaatGGATTGGGGACTCAAGACAGCAATGTTTAAGATAATGGTTATGCATTTTCAAAACTTGTTTAAGGGGAACTTCATTATATTTGTTTTGTAGACTTGTTTAAGGTATTTTGTGTTTGTGGTTCAATCTGTGAAACCATGTTCTTAAAATTCAGTACGTTTGGTATGTTTAAGGTGGTTCATTATGTGAAGCCATACTGGCCTACCATGTTTAAGGTCATATCATTTTGTGTAACCTTGTGGACAAGTTTTTTACTTGATCAATTCAGTACTGTGTCATTTTCATTCCAGAAGTATGCCACTTTTCATTCCATTTCTTATTGTAATTTGTTGACACGAACAGAGCAAGAAATTTCCATTAAAAAAAGAGGTAAAACCAGAACAAGAAATTTCCATTAAAATAGAGCAAGAAATTGCCATTTCCATTACAAAATATTGGGTTACATACACCAATTCCAGTCCATCCCATTTCTGCATACAAAATACTCCAACTCCCTAACTACCCTACTCCCTTCTACATAATCTACCCAAGAAAGCTCGACACTAAGCATCATTAAGCCTTCCTAAACATCTCAGATAAATATCTCACTTGCACAGCAATAAGTAACCAATTACAATGACCAAAGCCAACATAACTACACAACAAATTACTAGACAACGAACTAAAaatttctccttcttcttcatgcCTTCAACCACAGTAAGTAACCAAGCAATCACCTTCTTCTCACGTGGATTAAATTCCTGATCATGCCATTGAAAAAACCCACACCTCCTTTTCCTTCCCTGACAAAATGAAATTACTTGAGTTTAGGCATCAAATTCAGAAAAAACAATGGAAAAATTAAGTGCTTCTTACCTGATATAACCCACACCCATAAAACCGCCGCCCTGGGTTTTCTTTGGTCCATGACGTCTTCAATGGAGATACAACCCCACAGTCACAAACTAGTCTTCTTCGCACAGAGGAATCGCTCATCGTGCTCGCAGACGAAGGCGCAGCCTGGTGCTCTCCACGATTCATGGCAGCCGGAGTTCTTCTGAGTCAAAAAATTGGGAAAAGTATGGAAGATTTGGGGAAGAATGAGAGAAACacaaacctaggtcaagaattGGGGAACCTTGCGTAAAAGATTTGGGGAAGAAGGAGATTCACATGACCCagtatttattttgttttgttataGTATTACATCAGCCAAAGTGGGCCCACTGAAAAGGGCCACGTCATAAATGAAAGACACGCTGGCCACCTTGGACGTTAGTTCTGACGGATGGACCAAATTGGCACAAAGTGATCTAAAATGGACTAAAATCGCGCAATTAGAACAAAGGGGATGAAAATTGCACATAGGTGAAACataggggaccaaaagtgcaattaagccaacaATTAATTAATGCAGAACAAAAGAAACAGGACAAGCTAAAGAATTATTGATACAACTATTTGATAATGAGCAACTAATTTATGTCTCAAGGGAACGAAAACACTAAAAAGAAAGTTATCAGAATTGGAGAAACTTTGCAAGATGGAAGCAATAAGTCTAGAgattcatcatcaccatcatacGCAGCATTGATCTCAGGAAGAATTTGCACACTTGCATCGAATTCTGGATCGGTTGTGGCGGTGGAGGAGGCAATGGCAGAGGAGGTGGTGAAGAGATACAAAAGGGTAATGAAAATTAGTCCTAGCAATTTCATAAGCTATAGCAGCTTCTTCTGCAGTGTCAAATGTACCTAGCCAACTGCTTCACCATAGCCTTTTTCTCACACCAAGATACATTGTAGACCGCCTAGAGGTTCTTCTAACAGGGTTTCTGTAAATCAATTGGGGTAGGTTTTCCATTGGCTTGTCTTGGAAATTTCAGGTTCCAGAGAGACACTATATATGACTTATAGGATTGAGGAGACAGAGTTTGATTGGTAAAAATTATAGTTCCACTAAGCATGTGGAAGTGGAATATTGAACAATAAGGTGCACTAAGGAATATGGCTCTCATGAAATATTGTTTATAGAATTAACTGGTTATTTGTTTCTCTAGTGGCAGTTTGTTCTTAATTTCATTTCCCTGTTTTCCTCACAACTGACATGATTAGAGTGAGGCATAATGTGTGAATCAGTGGAACTGCTGATAAATTGCCACTTTTTGGCAATtactctatctatctataagtTTTTGAATCTTGACAGATAGATGAAGAACCAATTTAAACAAATTGGTCTGGATTAAAAGAATCATGACACTGAGAAAGACTATTCAATTGAACTGTAGTCATCCCACCATCTCCTAGATATGAAGAATTAGCCATATATCCAATCAAAAAAGAGAAGATGTGAAATCACACAAACACTAAACCAAATCCAGTTTCTAAGTGTGTGTTTTCCTTGGTTTTTCATGTTTTCttctataataaatttttttaaattacaattttttcatttatattataaataataaactGAAGGGTTCTAAATCCTTCAATTACAAAAGAGTACCAACCAGAGCAACGTCCTTCACGTTAACGGCTTAAGAACTGACTTATGATTCTTTATTCCAAATGGGCCAATAAAAATAACAAGACAATCAACAGAATTAAAGGAAAACAAGCATATGCCTATGTAAAATGACAGAAACTGCCTCACATAGAGCTGGAAGAACTAGCTTAAAACATCATAGTCACACCCTTAACTAAACTCCATAAATTGGCGGCGGAGGGACacatggaggaggaggaggaggagaaaatgGGGGAGAGCCTGGGCAAGGGTTCCCAGTGACTGGTCCACACAGATCCAAGTTGTTTGCAAAACTGAAAGCAGAAAGAAAGCTCATTCATAAATTTTTACAAATCAAACCAATGAATGTAAGAATAACACAAAAGGCAAATACGAAACCTTATAGGAGTGAATAATGCGAAGGAACCATTATTGGGAACCAATCCTGAGAGACGGTTATTAGACAAATCCCTACATTTGAAGAACcaattagaaaaattattagTATAGCATACAAATAtcaaagagagaaaatgaaatgCATATtttgagatgatgaagaagcaCTTACAGAACTTGGAGAGTATCAATATTTGTCAGAATCATGGGAATATGACCACTCAGTCTATTGTTGTTAAGCCGGCTATAGACAAACATACCACAAGAACAGCATTATAACATGTTTCTTTCCAATGGTTTAAACTGCCAAACATAAATATGATGAAACAAAAATGATTTGTGTACACGACACCAGCAACACCTGCGATCTGTGGCGGTTTACTATGCAGTTTGTGGAACTGTTAAACTGTTTAACAGTTCCACAAACTGCGCAAAAAAAAATCGACAACGACCCTGATGTCAAAAGAAGTAACTTGAAGAAGAATAATGAAATCTAGCACAAAAAAAATGGCATACTCACAGGAAACGCAACTTTGACAACTTGCCCAATGAATCTGGGATAGGGCCAGAGAAACGGTTTAGGTACAAATCCAAGCTTACCAGGTTAGTAAGTTTCCCCAGGTCACTTGGAATAGGGCCTCTTATGCTATTGTTGAAAAGTTCCCTGTTATTACATAAAAAAACATGAAGTTATAAGATATTCAAATCAAGATTATAAAGTTATCACTTATTAACCAAGCACATAGAAGTTTATAATGATAAAATGAAAAGAACATTGTATCATCATAACATACAAATACTGCAAATTCTTGAGTTGACCAAGCTGGGGAACAAGTCGACCAGACAAAGCAGCATCTCCTAGATCACTGACATCAATCGAAGGGGAAAAACAAAACGCAAGTCAACATTAGAAAGTCATCCTCCATTAGAAGAAGCAGTTTAGAGTTTAGACAGAATGAAGGAACAAGAAGCTTACACTCTTACGACACTATTATCACCGTTGCATGTTACATGAAACCATGTGCATGGATTGGCAAGTTTAGGGTCCCAACTTTGCAGAACATTGTAAGGATCCTTCAAATTTTTCCTCAGCCTATGTAAAACATCACCTATTTAAAACACAACAACATATAATCAGGTCCTGGAAGTTCCACAAAAAACTATCATCTCTAGTTGAAAAGTAGCAAGATAATTAAACAAGTAGAAATTGTGCCAGAATTGTGGTGGGAGCACAAAGCAGAAGAACCGGCACCAATGGGTCAACACTGAAGCCACTAAAAGATTTATATACCACATTTTTATCCAAAACCTTAAACGCCTGTCACGTACATGAGTCGCATTTCTTATAAAGTTTTTACCTTGCTCATATTTAGCCAATGTGAACAAATTGATTGTAACAACACAAATCGGGCACAAAAAAAAggattaaaaactaaaaaaaacagagaagtTTCACCAGCATGAAGATCGATCTTTTTTTGTTAAACTATCTCTACTAGATAAATATGTATGAAGAATTATCAATATGTGTGTGTTCTTTAACGTCCAGTAGATTGGGAGTAGGCAAATATCCATGATTGACTCTGTTACTACCTATATgactaataattattaatttctaAGTTTGAATTGCAATTGACCAGTTCTACAGCATCCTATCTACATATCAACCTTAATAAATTCAAAGAGTGCCCTTTTATTTACTAATACAATTTCTGAAGCCATAAATGAATGAGCTACACAGACAATAATTCTATTCCATACAAACCTTCCTTGTTAGCAGCAATCAGCCATAGTGGATTAACCAACAAGACACACCAAATGAAAGCTAAAGAACACAACTTTCTCTCCATCTGATTATGAATATTGCGGTCTCTTTTTTGGCATATATATACTCAGGCTTTTCCTTCTGGTCTTAAAACGTGTGGGACTAATTTTTGGTCAAATGTCAGTTGGTCTCAGCCATGTAAGTGCAAGGAAATTGTTATGTTGAAAATTCTTTCACACATAAATGAAAAAGagatttttttgggtacatagGATTGATGAATTGAACCTGTCAGGAATTGATCTCTGGATCTCCCCCTATCCAATCCatatgtcccccagctcctatcacttgagctatcctacagagacatcaaaaataaattctgaaaagagagaacaaaataaaaaatataataaataatgtgataaaaaaatgCAGAGACtgaaattcgtattcacctaggacagatgtgatacacaatgttgcaacaatgtgtagcacaacaaaacacaatcagagtatcaaaaataaacaaacagttaaaacacaaggagttgttaacccagttcggtgaacatcacctacgtctggaggataccaatccaggagtcaattcactaccaaataatagttctcaggtcacataaaagtccctcctatacctaagtactcccccttagtatagagcctcttatatgttcaccactattacacaagtgaatcaagcttagcccttctcctctaagctatgagaaaactttctctaactcctaacaatcactgccacagtgatcaagacatgtttatcaaaaaacagtttgatgagattacaactcaactaaacaaattcaactcagtactttgatgaactaaagcactaagttggtacaacactcacaagaggactcacaaaCAAAAACCCTAAGATCAATATCTGAATCTCTGAATTCCGTGTGCAGCTAGGGTTTACAAGttcctttatatagacgttcacttggggcttggatcttcaatgggaTGAACGTCCTAGAGTCCACTAAACACACTTCTGGATagaatcttcaaggaatcaaatcttac is a window of Lotus japonicus ecotype B-129 chromosome 5, LjGifu_v1.2 DNA encoding:
- the LOC130716583 gene encoding somatic embryogenesis receptor kinase 2-like, which translates into the protein MERKLCSLAFIWCVLLVNPLWLIAANKEGDVLHRLRKNLKDPYNVLQSWDPKLANPCTWFHVTCNGDNSVVRVDLGDAALSGRLVPQLGQLKNLQYLELFNNSIRGPIPSDLGKLTNLVSLDLYLNRFSGPIPDSLGKLSKLRFLRLNNNRLSGHIPMILTNIDTLQVLDLSNNRLSGLVPNNGSFALFTPISFANNLDLCGPVTGNPCPGSPPFSPPPPPPCVPPPPIYGV